Proteins found in one Brassica napus cultivar Da-Ae chromosome C9 unlocalized genomic scaffold, Da-Ae chrC09_Random_20, whole genome shotgun sequence genomic segment:
- the LOC125595065 gene encoding uncharacterized mitochondrial protein AtMg00810-like has protein sequence MATRAKSGITSLIRAVLKNRKWTKSMMVEMDNHYENHTFPLVPYEPSMHVLGSRWAPQTWFDKFRSDPEQFKHLMAALGSQFSMKDLGHLHYFLGIQVDTTENCLFLNQKKYTEDILHTEWIYDNNPMPTPLPLHLFPNNATAMKLFPQPSYFRSLAGKLQYLTLTRPGIQFAVTFMSENESTDSIRLQFAEANLIDH, from the exons ATGGCTACTCGTGCTAAATCAGGCATCACTAGCCTAATCCGAG CTGTGCTTAAAAATCGAAAATGGACGAAGTCTATGATGGTTGAGATGGATAATCATTATGAGAATCACACATTTCCTCTTGTTCCATATGAGCCGTCTATGCATGTTTTGGGGAGCAGATGG GCACCACAGACATGGTTTGATAAGTTCA GAAGTGATCCGGAGCAGTTCAAGCATTTGATGGCAGCTCTCGGTTCTCAGTTTTCTATGAAGGATCTTGGCCATCTACATTATTTTCTTGGGATTCAGGTTGATACAACTGAGAATTGTTTGTTTCTCAATCAGAAGAAATATACTGAGGATATACTGCACACTGAATGGATCTATGACAACAATCCTATGCCAACACCGTTACCTCTGCATCTGTTTCCAAACAATGCAACAGCTATGAAACTGTTTCCTCAACCCTCTTATTTTCGAAGTCTTGCTGGAAAGTTACAATATCTAACGTTGACAAGACCAGGTATACAATTTGCAGTCACCTTCATGTCAGAGAATGAATCAACCGACTCAATCAGACTTCAATTTGCTGAAGCGAATTTGATAGACCAttga
- the LOC125595064 gene encoding uncharacterized protein LOC125595064 has protein sequence MAEWIPAIVATVLFVVLTPGLLFQVPGNNNFVDFGKMETSGYSILLHSFIYFGLVAVFTVVIHFPGT, from the coding sequence ATGGCGGAGTGGATACCTGCAATTGTAGCGACGGTGTTGTTCGTGGTTCTGACGCCGGGGTTGCTGTTTCAGGTTCCCGGCAACAATAACTTTGTAGACTTTGGGAAAATGGAGACGAGCGGATACTCAATCCTTCTTCACTCCTTCATTTACTTCGGCCTCGTCGCGGTCTTCACCGTCGTCATTCACTTTCCTGGCACTTAA